A section of the Elizabethkingia anophelis R26 genome encodes:
- a CDS encoding TonB-dependent receptor, which produces MKKRSIFMVAGVAMLYFNNAYGQETAKDSTKVSSIDQVVITGNSNPKKKIESSTAISTFNAKEIQKQNPISTAALLQRVPGFAVETSGGEVGNNLFARGIPSAGAYEFVQVQEDGLPVFEDGALQFANADNFFRVDNTVSRLEALRGGSGSIYANNSPGGLINFISKEGTNTFKGTAKLETGSYGLMRTDVNVGGALVQDKLFFNVGGFYRVDNGIRKTGFKANDGGQIKMNLKYVFDKGYVKAYYKKLDDRNTFYLPIPLIQNGNDLKGFPGFDPNYGTYSYRAISQLNIPQAGGGFFQRNLEDGIHPKVDVIGAEFKYDLGNNFTVLNKTRYTNINMNYTGIFPAGGPQLAADFAKNKGIGANNYQYSLVSNGDPVKPQYVQELGFWAIDKQMKNFVNDLQFNYKFDKGNITAGFYKSSWKSHQYWNWSNILTTATDRPELLNLVDKSLNPTDTGYSKTYNGVSSMSFLIRDSQIQGSLNNIYLNVDYNITDDLSVNGGIRYSRDFYKGYGVNTTTANLNNSGLTTDGTHSFATTTADDNMAVLGNKYTYWNYDISRVSYTLAANYKINRENAVYARFSSGFRSPNEEAYYNNMADLSKIKPVLTNQLEVGYKYYSRTFDIAVIPFYSTLKNLSFTDVYSNGTSENKFANTSNLGVELEGYARLFSNVLEVTFNGTIQNPKYKNFTGRNADGTTFDYDGNVVRRIPKFYFNISPAVNITKEWRTYISYNYYGKRFQDEKNIQVLPSFSEFGAGMSYQLGKIRFAIDGTNIFNTIGITEGDPRAGSPTGDGIIMARPILGAAVRGSITLDF; this is translated from the coding sequence ATGAAGAAAAGATCAATTTTTATGGTGGCCGGTGTCGCTATGCTTTATTTCAATAATGCATACGGGCAGGAAACGGCTAAGGATTCTACAAAAGTATCGTCTATAGATCAGGTGGTTATTACAGGTAACTCGAACCCAAAGAAAAAAATAGAGTCCAGTACAGCAATCTCTACATTCAATGCAAAGGAAATTCAGAAGCAGAACCCTATAAGTACAGCTGCTTTATTACAAAGAGTACCCGGATTTGCTGTAGAAACTTCGGGTGGTGAAGTAGGAAATAACCTTTTTGCAAGAGGAATTCCTTCTGCCGGAGCCTATGAATTTGTTCAGGTGCAGGAAGATGGTTTACCTGTTTTTGAGGATGGAGCTTTGCAATTTGCCAATGCCGATAATTTTTTCAGAGTAGATAATACTGTAAGCAGACTGGAAGCACTGAGAGGAGGCTCCGGATCTATTTATGCCAACAACTCTCCGGGTGGGCTTATTAACTTTATCTCCAAAGAGGGGACAAATACTTTTAAAGGAACAGCTAAACTGGAAACTGGTTCTTACGGACTGATGAGAACTGATGTTAATGTTGGCGGCGCTTTGGTGCAGGATAAACTATTCTTTAATGTTGGCGGTTTTTACAGAGTAGATAACGGAATACGGAAAACAGGTTTCAAAGCAAATGACGGTGGACAGATTAAAATGAATCTGAAGTATGTTTTTGATAAAGGTTATGTAAAAGCATATTATAAAAAGCTGGATGACAGAAATACATTCTATCTGCCTATTCCTCTAATTCAGAATGGTAATGATCTGAAAGGTTTCCCCGGATTTGATCCTAATTACGGAACTTATAGCTACAGAGCTATTAGTCAGTTGAATATTCCGCAGGCTGGAGGTGGATTTTTCCAACGAAATCTGGAAGACGGTATCCATCCGAAAGTAGATGTAATAGGAGCAGAGTTTAAGTATGATCTGGGTAATAATTTTACAGTGCTTAATAAAACAAGGTATACTAATATTAATATGAACTATACCGGAATATTCCCTGCAGGAGGACCGCAACTTGCTGCTGATTTTGCTAAAAATAAAGGCATTGGCGCGAACAACTATCAGTATTCTTTAGTTAGTAACGGAGATCCTGTTAAGCCACAATATGTTCAGGAATTAGGTTTCTGGGCTATAGATAAGCAGATGAAAAATTTCGTCAACGATTTGCAGTTCAATTATAAGTTTGATAAAGGAAATATTACAGCCGGTTTTTATAAATCCAGTTGGAAATCCCACCAATACTGGAACTGGAGTAATATACTGACAACAGCAACAGACAGACCGGAGCTACTGAACCTTGTAGACAAATCACTAAATCCAACTGATACCGGATATTCTAAAACTTATAACGGTGTTTCCAGTATGTCTTTTCTGATCAGAGATTCGCAGATACAGGGAAGCCTGAATAATATTTATCTAAATGTAGATTACAATATTACAGATGATCTGAGTGTAAACGGAGGAATCCGTTACAGTCGTGATTTTTATAAAGGTTATGGAGTCAACACAACAACTGCTAATCTTAATAATTCTGGGTTAACAACAGATGGTACCCATAGCTTTGCAACTACTACTGCGGACGATAATATGGCGGTTTTAGGTAATAAGTATACTTACTGGAATTATGACATCAGCAGAGTTTCTTATACTCTGGCTGCAAATTATAAAATCAACAGAGAAAATGCAGTATATGCACGTTTTTCCAGCGGTTTCAGATCACCAAATGAGGAGGCTTATTATAATAACATGGCAGATTTAAGTAAAATAAAACCTGTATTAACCAATCAGCTGGAAGTAGGTTATAAATATTATTCCCGTACTTTCGATATAGCTGTAATTCCGTTTTACTCAACGCTGAAGAATCTGTCATTTACGGATGTCTATTCTAACGGAACTTCTGAAAATAAATTTGCCAATACTTCTAACCTTGGGGTAGAATTGGAAGGTTATGCAAGACTATTCAGTAATGTATTAGAAGTTACATTTAACGGAACAATTCAGAATCCAAAATATAAAAACTTTACCGGAAGAAATGCAGACGGTACAACATTCGATTATGACGGAAATGTTGTAAGAAGAATTCCTAAGTTTTATTTCAATATCTCTCCGGCTGTTAACATTACGAAAGAATGGAGAACCTATATCAGCTATAACTATTATGGAAAACGTTTCCAGGATGAAAAAAATATTCAGGTTTTACCTTCTTTCAGTGAATTTGGAGCTGGAATGTCTTATCAGTTAGGCAAGATACGTTTTGCTATAGATGGTACCAATATCTTCAATACTATTGGTATTACCGAAGGAGACCCAAGAGCAGGTTCTCCGACAGGGGACGGAATTATTATGGCAAGACCAATTTTGGGAGCCGCTGTAAGAGGATCTATTACCTTGGACTTTTAG
- a CDS encoding trehalase family glycosidase: protein MKSQLYINEIQPLFDDAQRSRIFNDQKTMTDAVPLFPVSEINKRYEEEKGREGFDLRSFVLTNFDFIGEKAVRKDDMLPITEHIEKLWDELTHTASENEGTLLKLPKPYIVPGGRFNEFFYWDSYFVMLGLQVLGRVEMIKNIVENCSYLIHEFGFVPNASRTHFLSRSQPPYFSLMLDLLSESTNDENVYSKYHSTLEKEYSFWMDGEEGLKNGSVVKRVIKTKEGDLLNRYYDSENTPRPESYLIDIEDQHEASGEEFFRNIRSACESGWDFSSRWFADGATIQTIETLNLAEVDLNCLIWHLEKTLAKSSALMGLTDKAAYYNQRASNRKQNIDRYFWDEETGIYRDYHIKEQIKTSSEHIAALYPLFLGLASEKQAKAVSEIIAEKFLYKGGLVTTTRESGQQWDLPNAWAPYQWLGFLGMKNYGFTQLANDIKNNWCTNVERVYNNTGKLMEKYNALDTKTIAGGGEYPNQDGFGWTNGVYLKLKQY, encoded by the coding sequence ATGAAAAGTCAATTGTATATCAATGAAATTCAGCCATTGTTTGACGATGCACAAAGATCCAGAATTTTTAACGATCAAAAGACAATGACCGATGCTGTTCCTTTATTTCCTGTTTCTGAAATCAATAAAAGATATGAGGAAGAGAAAGGAAGGGAAGGATTTGATTTAAGATCATTTGTATTAACAAACTTCGATTTTATAGGCGAAAAAGCTGTCCGGAAGGATGATATGCTGCCTATAACTGAACATATAGAAAAATTATGGGACGAACTTACTCATACAGCCTCTGAAAATGAGGGAACGCTTCTGAAGCTTCCAAAACCATATATTGTTCCCGGAGGTCGCTTTAATGAATTTTTCTATTGGGATAGCTATTTTGTAATGTTGGGATTACAAGTTTTGGGAAGAGTGGAGATGATAAAAAACATTGTTGAAAATTGTTCTTACCTGATTCATGAATTCGGATTTGTGCCGAATGCCAGCAGAACTCATTTTCTTAGCCGCTCCCAACCGCCATATTTTTCTCTGATGCTGGATTTATTATCTGAAAGCACAAATGATGAAAATGTATACAGTAAGTATCACAGTACATTGGAGAAAGAATACAGTTTCTGGATGGATGGAGAAGAGGGGCTGAAGAATGGTTCTGTAGTAAAAAGAGTGATTAAAACAAAGGAGGGAGATTTATTAAACCGTTATTACGATTCCGAAAACACACCTCGCCCCGAAAGCTATCTCATAGATATTGAAGATCAGCATGAAGCATCCGGAGAAGAATTTTTCAGAAATATCAGAAGTGCCTGTGAGTCTGGCTGGGATTTTTCCAGCAGATGGTTTGCAGATGGAGCCACGATACAGACTATAGAAACACTCAATTTGGCTGAGGTAGATCTCAATTGTCTGATATGGCATTTGGAGAAAACATTGGCGAAGTCTTCAGCGCTTATGGGATTAACAGATAAAGCAGCTTATTATAATCAAAGGGCTAGCAACAGAAAACAGAATATAGATCGATATTTCTGGGATGAAGAAACAGGAATTTACAGAGACTATCATATTAAAGAACAGATAAAAACTTCTTCAGAACATATTGCTGCTTTGTATCCTTTATTCCTGGGATTAGCAAGTGAAAAGCAGGCAAAAGCTGTATCTGAGATTATAGCAGAAAAATTTCTTTATAAAGGGGGATTGGTAACAACAACCAGGGAATCCGGACAACAATGGGATTTGCCGAATGCATGGGCTCCTTATCAGTGGTTGGGCTTTTTAGGAATGAAAAATTATGGGTTTACACAATTAGCAAATGATATAAAAAATAACTGGTGTACAAATGTAGAAAGGGTTTATAACAATACAGGCAAGCTAATGGAAAAATATAATGCATTAGATACCAAGACGATTGCAGGAGGTGGTGAATATCCAAATCAGGATGGATTTGGTTGGACAAATGGAGTCTATTTAAAACTGAAACAATATTAA
- a CDS encoding AraC family transcriptional regulator encodes MKVSFERIVPSEKSSFRTLHNNSPISEFKWEYHYHPEIELVCVISGSGTRHVGYHKSNYTNGDLVLIGSNIPHSGFGLNSVDPHEEIVLQFREEILHFPQQEVETRAVKDLLERSKYGILYSTATKKALLPKLKKLLESEGYKRYLLLLEIIFELSLCEEYELLNKEIMPYTIISKNKTRLENIFTYVEHHYDKEINIEDVAKLANLTLPAFCNFFKKATQITFTEFVNRYRISKACLLMTQDKTISECSYSCGFNNVTYFNRMFKKYTNKTPSEFIRSNSGNN; translated from the coding sequence ATGAAAGTTAGTTTTGAAAGAATAGTTCCAAGTGAAAAAAGCTCTTTCCGTACGCTGCATAATAACTCTCCTATTTCTGAATTTAAATGGGAGTATCATTATCATCCGGAAATAGAACTGGTATGTGTAATTTCGGGAAGCGGCACAAGGCATGTAGGCTACCATAAAAGCAATTATACAAACGGAGATCTTGTACTAATAGGCTCGAACATTCCCCATTCCGGATTTGGACTGAACTCTGTTGATCCACATGAAGAAATAGTACTTCAGTTCAGGGAAGAAATTTTACATTTTCCACAGCAGGAAGTTGAAACCAGAGCTGTAAAAGATTTGCTGGAACGTTCTAAATATGGTATCCTCTATAGCACTGCTACAAAAAAGGCACTCCTTCCAAAACTAAAAAAGCTTCTGGAATCCGAAGGTTATAAAAGATACTTACTACTTCTGGAAATTATTTTTGAACTTTCTTTGTGTGAGGAATATGAATTGCTAAACAAGGAAATTATGCCTTATACCATAATCTCTAAAAATAAAACAAGACTGGAAAATATCTTTACCTATGTGGAACATCATTATGATAAAGAAATAAATATAGAGGATGTAGCAAAGCTGGCTAATCTTACTCTTCCTGCATTTTGTAATTTTTTTAAGAAGGCAACACAGATCACTTTTACAGAATTTGTCAACCGTTACCGTATTAGTAAAGCCTGCCTTCTGATGACTCAGGATAAAACAATATCCGAATGCAGCTACAGTTGTGGATTTAATAATGTTACTTATTTCAACAGAATGTTTAAAAAATATACCAACAAAACGCCATCAGAATTTATCCGGAGCAACTCCGGTAATAATTAA
- a CDS encoding MFS transporter, with protein sequence MKNLNIKAILFLNYFVFAILLNSVGTVILQVQQNFGISKSSASVLEGFKDLPIAICSFILASFLPKIGIKNAMLTALFLVSCMCFVMPFSNDFWFFKLLFTIVGVSFALIKISVFTSIGLVTNTDKEHSSFMGFLEGFFMIGVLAGNVLFSLFIDDHNPKSTHWLNVYWVLGALSSLSFIFLFFSKLNEKEAKSGTMDLMGDIKNSISLFSYKKVLFFLLCAFLFVLVEQSFQTWTPTFYKEILKVPTSMSIQAGAVLAGAFALGRFLSGFFSKKFSWIYVVSFCVVGFAISLLLVLPLTHSAAINSNTTWMNAPLVVYLFPLMGGLLAPIYPSINSVILASIPKYLHSAMSGLIVVFSAIGGTIGSVITGFVFQEFSGQRAFYLSLIPLTLLIISAIFMNRLKIQTNKK encoded by the coding sequence ATGAAGAACTTGAATATAAAAGCCATTTTATTTCTTAACTACTTTGTTTTTGCAATTTTGCTGAATTCGGTAGGGACAGTTATTTTACAGGTGCAGCAAAACTTTGGAATTTCAAAATCTTCAGCAAGTGTTCTGGAAGGTTTCAAAGATCTTCCTATTGCTATTTGTTCTTTCATTTTGGCTTCATTTCTTCCTAAAATAGGAATTAAAAACGCCATGCTTACAGCACTTTTTCTGGTGAGTTGTATGTGCTTTGTTATGCCTTTTTCCAATGATTTCTGGTTTTTCAAATTACTTTTTACAATTGTCGGTGTTTCGTTTGCCCTTATAAAGATTTCAGTTTTTACTTCTATAGGTCTTGTAACCAATACCGATAAAGAACATTCGAGTTTCATGGGATTTTTAGAAGGTTTCTTTATGATCGGAGTTTTGGCAGGCAATGTATTATTCAGTTTATTTATAGATGACCATAATCCAAAGTCTACTCACTGGTTGAATGTATATTGGGTACTGGGAGCTCTTTCATCGTTGTCTTTTATATTTCTTTTCTTTTCAAAACTAAATGAAAAAGAAGCTAAGAGCGGTACTATGGATTTAATGGGTGATATAAAGAATAGTATTAGCCTGTTCAGCTATAAAAAGGTTTTATTCTTTCTTCTTTGTGCTTTCCTGTTTGTTTTGGTCGAACAAAGTTTCCAAACCTGGACTCCGACTTTTTATAAAGAGATACTTAAGGTGCCTACCTCCATGAGTATACAGGCCGGAGCAGTATTGGCCGGAGCATTTGCATTGGGGAGATTTTTGTCTGGATTTTTTTCTAAAAAATTCAGCTGGATTTATGTTGTTTCCTTTTGTGTAGTAGGTTTTGCAATCAGCTTGTTATTAGTGTTGCCCTTAACGCACAGCGCAGCGATAAATAGCAATACTACATGGATGAACGCTCCGCTTGTGGTCTACTTATTTCCTTTAATGGGCGGACTTTTAGCGCCTATATATCCGAGTATCAACTCTGTAATCCTGGCATCAATCCCAAAATATTTGCACAGTGCTATGTCTGGACTTATCGTTGTTTTTTCAGCAATAGGAGGTACTATAGGATCCGTGATAACAGGTTTTGTTTTTCAGGAATTCAGTGGGCAAAGAGCTTTCTATCTTTCGCTGATACCGCTGACATTATTAATTATCTCGGCAATTTTTATGAACAGATTAAAAATACAAACAAATAAAAAATAA